The Pelodiscus sinensis isolate JC-2024 chromosome 30, ASM4963464v1, whole genome shotgun sequence genome has a window encoding:
- the LOC102449959 gene encoding olfactory receptor 2AP1-like, which yields MADVVPRNQTSLSQFILQGFGKLPKIQLLLFLLFLVIYLVTVAGNLLMVALVVADQHLHTPMYFFLGNLSCLETCYSSAILPRMLAGLLTGDRTISVGGCITQFCFVGFLASTECYLLAVMSYDRYLAICKPLHYATLMRGNFCVQLASVSWINGLLATVVTMSLMSQLTFCGPNEIDHFFCESTQMINHYCNDVYRMDLVITVVAAILTLPPFALTLMSYVCIITTILRIPSTTGRQKAFSTCSSHLIVVTIFYGTLIVVYLLPKSNTLRDLNKVFSVCYTILTPMVNPFIYSLRNTEVKGALRKLVHKYMDLTRIQK from the coding sequence ATGGCAGACGTGGTGCCGAGAAACCAAACCTCCCTCAGCCAGTTCATCCTCCAGGGATTTGGGAAGCTCCCCAAAATCCAGCTCCTTCTCTTCCTGCTGTTCCTAGTGATCTACCTTGTGACCGTGGCCGGGAACCTCCTCATGGTGGCCCTGGTGGTGGCTGACCAGCACCTCCACACCCcgatgtacttcttcctggggaacctGTCCTGCTTGGAGACCTGCTACAGCTCCGCCATCCTGCCCCGGATGCTGGCCGGGCTCCTGACGGGGGACAGGACCATCTCTGTGGGCGGCTGCATCACCCAATTTTGCTTTGTTGGCTTCCTTGCCTCCACCGAGTGCTACCTCCTCGCCGTGATGTCCTACGACCGCTATCTAGCCATATGCAAGCCCCTGCATTATGCAACACTCATGCGTGGCAATTTCTGCGTCCAGCTGGCATCTGTGTCTTGGATAAACGGGCTTCTAGCTACAGTCGTAACCATGTCTCTTATGTCGCAATTAACGTTCTGTGGCCCCAATGAAATTGATCATTTCTTCTGTGAATCTACACAGATGATAAATCACTACTGCAATGACGTTTACCGTATGGATCTCGTCATTACCGTCGTGGCTGCTATATTGACCCTACCCCCATTTGCGTTAACGCTGATGTCCTACGTGTGCATCATCACCACCATCCTACGTATCCCATCCACCACTGGACGGCAaaaggccttctccacctgctcctcccaccttatCGTGGTGACCATCTTCTATGGCACCCTGATCGTTGTGTATCTGCTGCCAAAATCCAACACCCTCCGGGACCTCAACAAAGTGTTCTCTGTCTGTTACACAATTCTGACACCGATGGTCAACCCCttcatctacagcctgagaaacacagaggtgaaaggGGCTCTGAGGAAACTTGTCCATAAATACATGGATTTGACTAGAATTCAGAAATGA
- the LOC102449233 gene encoding olfactory receptor 6B1-like, translating into MADPERGNQTDMTKFILLGFGGLLDQNIFLFLLFLVIYVATVAGNTLIVALVVADPRLHTPMYFFLGNLSSLETCYSSTLLPRVLASLRTGNRTILFNGCFTQMYFFGALASTECYLLAAMSYDRYLAICKPLHYLVLMNNRCCVQLAAGSWLSGFLATAVFVLFMSQLIFCGPNEIDHFYCDPVPLIQLGCGDKRLMVLLDFIMACVFTLPPFLLTVSSYVCIIATILRIPSATGRQKTFSTCSSHLIVVTIFYGTILVAYTLLKLETPRILKKVLSLCYTVLTPLANPLIYSLRNREFKEALSKAIAKYVTCLQKSSKS; encoded by the coding sequence ATGGCGGACCCAGAGCGGGGCAATCAAACAGACATGACAAAATTCATTCTCCTGGGATTCGGGGGTCTCCTTGACCAGAACATTTTTCTCTTTCTGCTGTTTCTAGTGATCTACGTCGCCACCGTGGCTGGGAACACCCTCATCGTGGCACTGGTGGTGGCCGATCCACGCCTCCACACCCCTATGTACTTCTTCCTAGGGAACCTGTCCTCCTTGGAGACCTGCTacagctccaccctcctgccccgggtGTTGGCCAGTCTCCGGACCGGGAACAGGACAATTTTATTTAATGGCTGCTTCACACAGATGTATTTCTTTGGTGCACTGGCCTCTACCGAATGCTACCTCCTGGCGGCCATGTCTTACGATCGGTATTTAGCCATTTGCAAGCCCTTGCACTATTTAGTTCTGATGAATAACAGGTGTTGCGTCCAGTTGGCTGCCGGGTCCTGGCTAAGTGGGTTTTTGGCGACTGCCGTCTTTGTGTTATTCATGTCCCAGTTGATATTCTGCGGCCCGAATGAAATTGACCATTTTTACTGCGATCCCGTCCCGCTGATACAGCTCGGCTGCGGGGACAAGCGTCTGATGGTGTTGCTGGATTTTATCATGGCCTGTGTATTCACCCTGCCTCCGTTTCTCCTGACCGTGTCGTCCTACGTGTGTATCATCGCCACCATCCTGCGGATCCCATCCGCCACTGGGCGGCAGAAgaccttctccacctgctcctcccacctcattgtggtgacTATTTTCTACGGGACCATCCTGGTTGCATACACGCTCCTGAAACTCGAGACGCCAAGAATCCTGAAAAAAGTGCTTTCCCTTTGCTACACGGTCCTGACCCCCCTGGCCAACCCACTCATCTATAGCCTGAGAAACAGAGAGTTCAAGGAAGCCTTGAGCAAAGCCATCGCTAAATACGTGACTTGCCTACAAAAATCAAGCAAGTCCTAG